AAAACCTGCAACTACACGCTTCCTCTTGGGCACAGCTTACCCGCTTGCTCGGGTATCCGGAGCTAGAGCTATCCAACAACTTAGCTGAGAACTCCAATGCACCCCATCGCTCGGCCGCCGCAACTGGATTCATCTCGGCCATCAGAACGCCGGACTGAAAATCGGTATCCCGTTTCGGGCGAAGGCATGGTTGATGGATCATCGAGGCGTAGGTGGGCTACCTCGGTCCTTTTGGCGGCCCGGATCGCCCGATTGAACAAGACCACCCTCTTCCTCCGCGATTCTCATCGAAACGGCAGTGACCCTTCCGATCACGTCGGCGTCATTCGGGAAGCGAACTTCGCGTAGACGACTGCGAGAGCGGGGTGACGGAAGGAGCACGAGACGGCCTTCCGCGAGTTCGCACCAGGAGCACGCGTAGCCATCACGAAGCTCTACGAAAAAAATGGGCCGGTCATACTCATTCGACCAAGGAATACGGTCGATGCGTTTTTGTTGCGGATCAATTTCGACAAAAGATCCTGGGCGGATCAGAGGATAGAGCGTGAAGTCCTCAAGACCGATGTAGCCATAGACAAAGCTGTGTGAGCCCTTGCGTGGTAAGAGCGTCGCCGGCATTCCACCCCACTGATGAAATATGCGCGAGACCAGGTTGGTCTTCTGCAGCGTAACCCCGTAGTTCAATTCAGAGGGCATGGGCAACTTCGACACAGGATCGCGGGTCTGTTCACCAATCAAATGTGTTCGTGGGAGAGCGAGCCTTGTCTGATCGGTACCGATGTTCCCCATGTGAATCCCAAAATACCCTAGAACCTCGTCGAAGGTGCACTTGTAAATGACGCTGAGCGCGTAGAGTTTGTAAATGCTCGGCGTGAAGTCTCCCTTCTCGACATCGGTGAGCCAAGTATGCGAGATATGGTATTCCCGATTTTTCTTCTCATCGGCAAGTCGAAGGCTGAGCCGCTCGACCTCGCGGGTGGAAAGACGGACACGTACCCTTGCTGCTTTCAGAAGCATGCCGGCTTCGGGGCCCAACCTTGCGGCAGAAATCATGCAGCCCTTCCTTCAACCAGACAGTCTTTCCTCGAACACAGACTTGGGGCTGTTAGTGCTGCAAATCAACAAGGAACAGCTAAGGGTTGCTGCATCAGGATGACAGCTTGAGCTCGACATCAACGGTCGGTCACTTCAAGCGGTCGGCGTTCCGGCCAGAATGATCCCCGATTCCGGATAGAGCGATGTCCTGCCTTCAAGCGTCGCGCGTCCAGATGGCCGTAAACCCGTTCATCCCTTAACCTTCTCTAAATGACGCAATACGTGGTTTTATGATGCCACTCACGGGGTGAAGGCGCATAAGTTAATTTGCCCAAGAGAGGATTCCCATTCAGGCCAGGAGCACAGTCGATGACATCAGACAGAACTCGAAATTGCCTAAGGTATCGAATCAACGACGGTGTACGCAACACTTTGCATGTAGACAGTGGAACCGTCCTCAACATCACGCGTGGCCAACTCCTGCGGCTGAACGAGACCGCATCATGGATGCTCCGACTTCTGCTGAACGGTAGAGATGCAGCGGAGATTGTGGATCAGCTGGCTGTGGAGTCCGGTGCGAGGCCCGAAGTAATCGCACAGGATGCAAGGGACTTCTTCGAAGAGCTCAAATCGTTGGGCGTCATTGAAGAATGCTCTGTGAGCGTTGCGTCTTCCGATAGTCAAGCATGAACAACATTCCAAGGTTGGAGGGTTGCGATGGGTCTACTTGTCTTCGAGGCTTATGTTCGGCTGATTGCGTTTGATCTCTACCTGCGGAGAGGAAGTTTTTCCGCGCTCTATGAACGAGTGCGCGGCTGTCCAGTGAGAATAGGCGTGGCCAGACTTGGATCCGTTGAACGCATATGCGCCGCGGTTGATCTGGCAACCATCTGGTATTGGAAAGAAGTGCTCTGCCTGCAGCGCTCCGCCGCGACTGTTTGCATGTTGCGGAAGCACGGCATCCCTGCGGAATTAGTCATTGGCGCGCAATCAACTCCCTTCAAAGCGCACGCCTGGGTTGAAGCCGACGGGAGCGTGGTCAACGACAAACCCTACATGCCAACCAAGTATACGGTCCTCGATCGCTGTTAAGGAGTTCCCATCATGAGCGCACAGTACGGAAGATGGAACTTCGATGGCTCGGTTGTCGGCGATATCGAACAAGCTCGAGCACTGCTCTCGTCCTATGGTCCTGACGGCGAGGAGATCTACAGCAGCAAAGGAATATCCATTCTGCTCCGTGCGTTTTCGACGACCGAGGAACTGGTTTCGAAGCGCCAATCTCTCATCGCCGCATCCGGAGCGGTGATCACATGGGACGGCCGGCTCGACAATCGTGAAGAACTGTTAAGCGGACTTGACGGCAAAGTAACCATCACTGATGGAGATGTTGCCATCGTCCGGACCGCTTATGAGCGGTGGCAGGCCGGCTGTTTCAAAAAGTTCAGCGGAGATTGGGCCATCTCGATCTGGAACACAAGGGAGAAGACGCTTCTGCTGGCACGGGATGTTGCCGGAGTGCGGCATCTCTACTACTCGATGGAGGGTAATTCAGTCACATGGAGCACCATCCTGGCTCCGCTGGTCTATGGAAGACGGCTTACGTTGGACGAAGCGTACATCGCAGGATGGCTCACTTCGTTTCCAGCGGCGCACCTGACGCCCTACGTCGAGGTGCAGTCTGTTCCGCCCGGCTGCTTCCTGGAAATCACATCGAGCAGATGCCTGGCTCGTCGGTACTGGGAGTTTGATGGAGGACAGAGAATCACCTACCGCAGCGATACCGATTACGAGGAACACTTCCGGGCACTGTTCGAGCAATCAATTCGCAGAAGACTGCGAGCAAATGCCCCCGTCCTCGCCGAGTTGAGCGGCGGTATGGACTCCAATGCGGTCGTTGCGATGGCCGATCTGGTTACGGACAAAGATTCGGGCAAGGCGCGCGTCGACACGGTTTCCTACTACAACGACGGCGAACCGAATTGGGACGAACGGCCGTGGTTCAGCGGAGTGGAGAAGAGGCGCGGGAAGACTGGCCTGCATATCGACTCGGGATCGCTATCGTTTGAACACACCAGCTCTGGCGAGATCGCGCTTTGGCCGGGTGCGAAAAATGGCGCCTCACCACTGGTCGACTGGATGCGCCTGCATGGACATCGTGTGGTGCTTTCCGGTATCGGCGGAGATGAATTCCTGGGTGGTGTTCCGACGCCGTTGCCAGAACTTGAAGACTTGCTGGCACGATGTCGTATCCGAGAGCTGGCGCGACGCCTGAAAGCATGGACGCTCGTGCAGCGGAGGCCGTGGATTCATCTCCTACGAGATGCGATCGCAGGCTTTTTGCCACTCGCACTGCGCCCGTCTGACCCGAGGCGACAACCGACCTGGCTGCACCCTGATTTTCTGAAGCGGAACCAACCTTCTCTGAGAATCGATCAAGCTCGTTTGACGATCTTTAGTGCGATGCCGAGCTTGCAGGAGAACCTCGGCGCGCTCGACAGGATCGCGAGGCAACTGGCAGCAACGGAGATTTGCTCTGTATATCCCTACGAGAAACGCTATCCCTATCTTGACCGCGACCTGCTTGAGTTCTTGTTCAGCATTCCCCGCGAACAGTTGGTACGGCCTGGCGAACGCCGTTCCTTGATGCGTCGATCGCTCCGAGGTATCGTCCCTGACGAGATTCTCAACCGTAAACGCAAAGCGTATGTAATCAAGTCTCCATTAGCTGCAATTGCCAGGGAACACAAACGGCTTACCCAATCAAACAATGAGCTTGTCACAGGCGCGCTTCGAATCGTCGCGACAGACTCCTTTATGAAAGTCCTTGAAGAGGCTGGCCAGGGAAAAGAGATACCTGTCGTGCCACTGCTTCGTGCTCTAGCTCTCGAACGCTGGCTCCAGAGCTTGCGAGCCAGCGGTTTCCTGAATGGACGTTCCGTGCAGATCTCACTTCCTGAAGAAGTGGTGACGCGGCTGCGATCCGCTTCCTCGACCAAACCCTCCTCGCTCATCTCCACCGGAGTCTAAGATGCAGACCGCAGAGAAAGCAGTATCGCCGGATTTAGCAAGATCCGCTCCTAGCCGCGAGCCTGTCGTGTGCCACCCCATCATTTTGCGTGGCAACGACACAGAAGTGTTCCTTCTGGGGCACGATGGCCGCCACTCGCCTCCGCGCGTTGAAATTCCGCGCAACCAGAGAACCGCGCCTCACCTCGTTGACGTGGTACAGCGGATATCTGGTTTGCACGCTATCTGCCGCTTCACACTTCCCGACGAAGGCTGTCAGGCCATGCCGCGATTCGTGGTGATGGATACCACCGATGACTCACATTCGACATCTGCTGGGACGAGATGGGTACCTGTCAACGAAATTGATTGGGCGGGCGATGTACCGACCTTCGTATGCGATCGTTTCATAGACGCACTCAGGCAGGCCAATGCGTATGCTATGACCAATTCCCCGACACCATTTAGCACACCGAGATGGTTCGAGGAAGTCTCGCACTGGGTAAGGTCGAAGCTCAGCTCGCGTGAACTCACACTCACTGGAAACTGGACCCAGTACAACATGGGACCGGAGTTCTCACTCATTCGTTATGAGACAGACAGCGCTCCAGTCTGGTTTAAAGCCGTTGGCAGACCAAATCTGCATGAGTTCACCATCGCTGCAGAACTCGCTAACCTGCACTTCCCATGTCTCCCTGAGTTCATTGCTATCCAGCCTTCATGGCATGGCTGGTTGATGCACGACGGAGGCGGGAGCCCGTTAGATGAAACCGCACCACTCGATCATTGGAAGGCGGCAGCACGTTCGCTTGCAGAATTACAAATCGCATCTCTACCTGCCCGTCAATCATTGCTGACCGCGGGATGCAGAGACCTGTCAACAGAGAAGTTGCGCCTTCAGATCAAACCATTTCTCAATATCGTCGAAGAGCTAATGGCGAAGCAGCCTGTTACACCGCCCCGCAGGCTCAACCAGAATGATCTTCGCTTCATTGAGATTCACTTGAACCGCGCGCTCGATGAACAAGAAGCGCTTGGCATCGCCGATGCCATTGGACACTCGGACTTGAATCCCGGCAATGTTCTGGCTAATCCACACGACGCTGTTTTCCTCGACTGGGCGCAAGGCCACATCGGCCAACCATCGATCACCTTCGAGTTTCTCCGTGCACTCCTTGCCAAGCTGCGTCCTGGTTATGAGA
This Edaphobacter acidisoli DNA region includes the following protein-coding sequences:
- a CDS encoding PqqD family protein; protein product: MTSDRTRNCLRYRINDGVRNTLHVDSGTVLNITRGQLLRLNETASWMLRLLLNGRDAAEIVDQLAVESGARPEVIAQDARDFFEELKSLGVIEECSVSVASSDSQA
- a CDS encoding lasso peptide biosynthesis B2 protein, coding for MGLLVFEAYVRLIAFDLYLRRGSFSALYERVRGCPVRIGVARLGSVERICAAVDLATIWYWKEVLCLQRSAATVCMLRKHGIPAELVIGAQSTPFKAHAWVEADGSVVNDKPYMPTKYTVLDRC
- a CDS encoding asparagine synthetase B family protein; translated protein: MSAQYGRWNFDGSVVGDIEQARALLSSYGPDGEEIYSSKGISILLRAFSTTEELVSKRQSLIAASGAVITWDGRLDNREELLSGLDGKVTITDGDVAIVRTAYERWQAGCFKKFSGDWAISIWNTREKTLLLARDVAGVRHLYYSMEGNSVTWSTILAPLVYGRRLTLDEAYIAGWLTSFPAAHLTPYVEVQSVPPGCFLEITSSRCLARRYWEFDGGQRITYRSDTDYEEHFRALFEQSIRRRLRANAPVLAELSGGMDSNAVVAMADLVTDKDSGKARVDTVSYYNDGEPNWDERPWFSGVEKRRGKTGLHIDSGSLSFEHTSSGEIALWPGAKNGASPLVDWMRLHGHRVVLSGIGGDEFLGGVPTPLPELEDLLARCRIRELARRLKAWTLVQRRPWIHLLRDAIAGFLPLALRPSDPRRQPTWLHPDFLKRNQPSLRIDQARLTIFSAMPSLQENLGALDRIARQLAATEICSVYPYEKRYPYLDRDLLEFLFSIPREQLVRPGERRSLMRRSLRGIVPDEILNRKRKAYVIKSPLAAIAREHKRLTQSNNELVTGALRIVATDSFMKVLEEAGQGKEIPVVPLLRALALERWLQSLRASGFLNGRSVQISLPEEVVTRLRSASSTKPSSLISTGV